The genomic region TTCCAGAAGAAGGAGGACGGCTGCATCAAGGTGGTGCTGAAGCCGTAGCCTCCCGGGCTCTGACGACGACGGCCGCGTCCCCCGAGGGGGGCGCGGCCGTCGTCGTGCGCGAAGCGTGCGGCGCCCCGGTCAGGAGGTGGTGTCAGGCGGCGGTGGCGGAGGTGCGCACGGCGTCGAGCACCGCGCGGAGCTGCTCCACGACCTCGGCGTCGTCCGCCGGGTGGCGCTCGGCGAACCGGATGACCGACTCGGGGACGGCCATCCTCACGTCCTCGAGCACGTGCGCGCCGGCGATGCCGAGCGCCTTGCGGGCCTCGTCCTGCGCCCACACGCCGCCGTACTGGCCGAAGGCGCTGCCGATCACGGCGGTCGGCTTCCCCGCGAGCGCGGAGGCGCCGAAGGGGCGGGAGGCCCAATCGATGGCGTTCTTCAGCACCGCGGGCATCGTGCCGTTGTACTCGGGCGTGACGACGAGGAGCGCGTCGGCGCCGGCGATCGCGTCGCGGAAGGCCACGGCCTCGGCGGGCACGGATCCCTCGACGTCGATGTCCTCGTTGTAGAAGGGGAGCCGGTCGAGGCCGGCGTGGATGTCGAGGGTCACGCCGTCGGGGGCGTGGCGCACCGCCGCCTCGGCGATCTGCTGGTTGGTGGAGCCGGTGCGCAGGCTGCCGACGAGCACGAGGACGTGCGTCATGGTGTTCTCCTTCGGGGTCGTTCCGGTCGGATCGTCTCCGTCGACGTGCCGCAGGGGGAGGCGCGTGCCTCCTCATCGACCCTAACGACCGTCATCTGACGGCTCCCCGGACGGACGCCTCCGGGCGCCGGTCAGCGCGCGCCGATGTCCGTGAGGATCCCGTCCATCAGCTCGGCGAGGGCGACGGTCTCCGCGTGCGGCATCTCGGCGCACTCGACGGCGCCCGCACGGATCGCGTCCCGGGCCGCCCGGAACATGGGCACGTAGCCGCGGCCCTCGATCGCGTGCTCCTGACGCTCGGGATCCCCGTCGGCGGGCACGATCGTGAGCGCGCGGGAGGCGAGGAAGAGCGGATCCACCTCGATGCGGCCGGCCGTGCCGCTGACGGTCGCGCCGGTGGGGAGGGCGGCGACGAGCGAGCAGGCGAGGGTGGCGTGGCGGCCGTCGGGCCAGCCGAGCAGGATCGCGACCTCGGTGTCGACGCCGCCGTCGGTCACGGTGCCGACCGCGGAGACGGACGACGGCGTGCCGAACAGGCCGTGCGCGAAGGCGAGCGGGTACACGCCCATGTCGAGGAGCGTGCCGCCGCCGACCTCCGGGTCCCAGAGGCGGCCCGTCCCGTCGGTGACGAAGCCGAAGGCGACGGAGATGGCGCGCGGATCCCCGATGCGGCCGTCCGCGATGGCCTGGCGGACGGCGAGGTAGCCGGGGGAGAACGCCATCCAGAGCGCCTCGAGGAAGAGCAGCCCCTCGGCGCGGGCGAGGTCGACGAGGGCGCGGGTGTCGGCGGCCGTGGTGGTGGCGGGCTTCTCGCAGACGACGTGCTTGCCGGCGCGGAGGGCGGCCTCGGCCTGCGAGCGGTGGAGCGTGTGCGGGGTGGCGACGTAGACGGCGTCCACCTCGGGGTCCGCGAGGAGCGCGTCGACGGTGTCGTGGATCCGGGCGATGCCGTGCCCCTGGGCCAGCGCCGCGGAGCTGGCGCGCGATCGGGAGTGCACGGCGACGACCTCGACGCCGGGGACGAGCAGCATGTCGGGGACGACCGAGGTCGCGATGCCGGCGGCGCCGATCACGCCGAAGCGGAGGGGTCGGGCGTCGTCCCCGTCGGGCGTGCGGGCGGGGGCGGGCGGCATCGTCATCGACATGGATCGAGCCTAGGCGGGCGGGTGGGCGGCGACCCGGCGGATCAGCGGGCGGCCCGGCGGGTCAGCTGCCTGGCGGGTCAGTGG from Clavibacter michiganensis subsp. insidiosus harbors:
- a CDS encoding Gfo/Idh/MocA family protein, which codes for MSMTMPPAPARTPDGDDARPLRFGVIGAAGIATSVVPDMLLVPGVEVVAVHSRSRASSAALAQGHGIARIHDTVDALLADPEVDAVYVATPHTLHRSQAEAALRAGKHVVCEKPATTTAADTRALVDLARAEGLLFLEALWMAFSPGYLAVRQAIADGRIGDPRAISVAFGFVTDGTGRLWDPEVGGGTLLDMGVYPLAFAHGLFGTPSSVSAVGTVTDGGVDTEVAILLGWPDGRHATLACSLVAALPTGATVSGTAGRIEVDPLFLASRALTIVPADGDPERQEHAIEGRGYVPMFRAARDAIRAGAVECAEMPHAETVALAELMDGILTDIGAR
- a CDS encoding NAD(P)H-dependent oxidoreductase, whose protein sequence is MTHVLVLVGSLRTGSTNQQIAEAAVRHAPDGVTLDIHAGLDRLPFYNEDIDVEGSVPAEAVAFRDAIAGADALLVVTPEYNGTMPAVLKNAIDWASRPFGASALAGKPTAVIGSAFGQYGGVWAQDEARKALGIAGAHVLEDVRMAVPESVIRFAERHPADDAEVVEQLRAVLDAVRTSATAA